A region from the Aegilops tauschii subsp. strangulata cultivar AL8/78 chromosome 5, Aet v6.0, whole genome shotgun sequence genome encodes:
- the LOC109758455 gene encoding F-box protein At5g07610-like — translation MEWNPGYPRRRRGRGTRRVARTFSRLSDDLLVEIISRVPFKSTRCCKCVCRRWRDVVSNPDHRKKLPRSTLAGFFYRTGHLCCRTMNRHYKSLTGKKWCRGIDPALKFLPKYRLCDIHIDMLDCCNGLLLCRRQQTDYHGTTDYVVCNPATKTWIAVPGTDRSRELRVARLGFDPVVSSHFRVLEFAPTDDNDTHVKPLGIYSSEAGAWTHRSDWKCPIDINKYSSSAFFRGVLYLSSYEDKVVAVDLEGNCRVIHIPTLHDSCIAREVYVSQGQLYVVISSDSELSMWALEDSSTENWTLKHNLSHLQLFGAEDSSYEQDYDIIIHPECNLIFILLTRFYSTCRSATKLMSYDMDSRTVHSISDFAHDWKSPYLSYVPLFSGSLADGQ, via the coding sequence ATGGAATGGAATCCCGGGtatccaagaagaagaagaggaagagggacacgGAGAGTAGCCCGTACGTTCTCCCGGCTCTCCGACGATCTCCTCGTCGAGATCATCTCGCGCGTGCCCTTCAAATCCACCCGTTGCTGCAAGTGCGTCTGCAGGCGATGGCGCGACGTCGTCTCCAACCCTGACCACCGCAAGAAGCTGCCTCGGTCGACCCTCGCCGGCTTCTTCTACAGAACCGGGCATCTGTGTTGCAGAACTATGAACCGTCATTACAAAAGCCTAACAGGGAAGAAGTGGTGCCGCGGCATCGACCCCGCCCTCAAGTTCCTGCCCAAATACAGACTCTGTGACATTCACATTGACATGTTGGACTGCTGCAATGGCCTCCTGCTTTGCCGACGACAGCAGACCGATTATCACGGGACAACGGACTACGTGGTGTGCAATCCGGCCACTAAGACATGGATTGCCGTGCCTGGCACCGACCGGTCCCGCGAGCTGCGCGTCGCTCGCCTTGGGTTCGACCCGGTCGTCTCCTCTCACTTCCGTGTACTTGAGTTTGCACCGACGGATGATAATGATACACACGTCAAGCCATTGGGGATCTACTCCTCAGAAGCTGGAGCCTGGACACATCGGAGCGATTGGAAATGTCCAATTGATATAAATAAATATTCCAGTAGCGCATTTTTCAGAGGGGTGCTATATTTATCTTCCTATGAAGATAAGGTTGTAGCCGTCGACTTGGAGGGAAATTGTAGGGTCATTCATATTCCTACCTTACATGATTCTTGTATTGCTCGTGAAGTTTATGTATCACAGGGACAATTGTATGTTGTAATTTCTAGTGATTCTGAACTATCAATGTGGGCTCTTGAAGATTCTAGTACTGAAAATTGGACCTTGAAGCACAATCTCAGCCATTTGCAATTGTTTGGAGCAGAGGATTCATCTTATGAGCAGGACTATGATATTATCATCCACCCAGAATGCAATCTGATATTTATACTACTTACGAGATTCTACTCGACATGCAGATCAGCGACGAAACTAATGTCATACGACATGGATTCTAGGACTGTGCATTCTATAAGTGATTTTGCACATGACTGGAAGAGTCCTTATCTTTCATATGTTCCCTTGTTCTCAGGTTCACTGGCTGATGGGCAGTAG